One Paraburkholderia kururiensis DNA window includes the following coding sequences:
- the kdpA gene encoding potassium-transporting ATPase subunit KdpA, with product MNLDNLQQPLVYLVVLLLLAVPVSRYLTNVMDGTSRVVRLFAPLERFLFRVAGVDAQAEMGWKHYAVATIAFNLLGALFLYLLLRVQGLLPGNPQGFGPMTVDGAFNTAVSFVTNTNWQDYSPEQTVSYLTQMLGFTVQNFLSATTGIVVVIALIRGFARHTAKTIGNFWVDVTRVTLYVLVPMSALIAALLMSQGMIQNFRAYEDVPVLQTTTYAAPKLDAAGNPVKDAKGNPVTVDTKVASQTLAMGPVASQVAIKMLGTNGGGFFNANSAHPYENPTPFANFVEVIAILLLPAALCLTFGQMVLDRRQGVAVLAAMTIAFAIGVWGEISAEQAGNPLYASLNVDQQASALQSGGNMEGKETRFGIAQSGIFTVATTAASCGAVNTMHDSLTPLGGLVPLLLIQLGEVIFGGVGSGLYGMLVFALLAVFVAGLMIGRTPEYVGKKIESYEMKMVSIVVLLTPLLVLVGTSIAVLTSAGTAGIANPGPHGFSEILYAFSSAANNNGSAFAGLSVNTPFYNTLLAIAMWFGRFGTIVPVLAIAGSLAEKKRIGVTAGTLPTHGALFVVLLLGTVVLVGALTYVPALALGPGVEHLMMVAGH from the coding sequence ATGAACCTCGACAACCTCCAGCAGCCGCTCGTCTATCTGGTCGTTCTGCTGCTGCTCGCCGTGCCCGTTTCGCGATACCTCACGAACGTGATGGACGGCACGTCGCGCGTCGTGCGCCTGTTCGCGCCGCTCGAACGTTTTTTGTTTCGCGTGGCCGGTGTCGATGCGCAGGCCGAGATGGGCTGGAAGCACTACGCCGTCGCGACCATCGCGTTCAACCTGTTGGGCGCGCTGTTTCTCTATCTGTTGCTGCGCGTGCAAGGCTTATTGCCCGGCAACCCGCAGGGCTTTGGTCCCATGACCGTCGACGGCGCGTTCAACACGGCCGTGAGCTTCGTCACGAACACGAACTGGCAGGACTACTCACCGGAACAGACGGTGAGCTATCTCACGCAGATGCTCGGCTTCACGGTGCAGAACTTCCTCTCGGCGACCACCGGCATCGTCGTGGTCATCGCGTTGATTCGCGGCTTCGCGCGTCACACCGCGAAGACCATCGGCAACTTCTGGGTGGACGTGACGCGCGTCACGCTCTACGTGCTCGTGCCGATGTCGGCGCTCATCGCCGCGCTGCTGATGAGCCAGGGGATGATCCAGAACTTCCGCGCGTATGAAGACGTGCCCGTTCTCCAGACCACGACGTACGCGGCGCCGAAGCTCGACGCCGCGGGCAATCCGGTGAAGGACGCGAAGGGCAACCCTGTGACGGTCGACACGAAGGTCGCATCGCAAACGCTCGCCATGGGCCCGGTCGCCTCGCAGGTCGCGATCAAGATGCTCGGCACGAACGGCGGCGGCTTCTTCAACGCCAACTCGGCGCATCCGTATGAGAACCCCACGCCGTTCGCCAACTTCGTGGAAGTGATTGCGATTCTTCTGCTGCCCGCGGCGCTCTGCCTCACGTTCGGCCAGATGGTGCTGGACCGCCGCCAGGGCGTGGCCGTGCTCGCCGCGATGACGATCGCGTTCGCCATCGGCGTGTGGGGCGAAATCAGCGCCGAGCAGGCGGGCAATCCGCTCTATGCGTCGCTCAACGTCGATCAGCAGGCGAGCGCGCTGCAATCGGGCGGCAACATGGAAGGCAAGGAGACGCGCTTCGGCATCGCGCAGTCCGGCATCTTCACGGTGGCGACCACCGCTGCGTCGTGCGGCGCCGTGAACACGATGCACGACTCGCTCACGCCGTTGGGCGGCCTCGTTCCGCTGCTGCTGATCCAGTTGGGTGAAGTGATTTTCGGCGGCGTGGGTTCGGGCCTCTACGGCATGCTCGTGTTCGCGCTGCTCGCCGTGTTCGTGGCGGGGCTCATGATCGGCCGCACGCCGGAATACGTCGGCAAGAAGATCGAGTCGTACGAGATGAAGATGGTCTCCATCGTCGTGCTGCTCACGCCGCTGCTCGTGCTGGTCGGGACCTCGATTGCGGTGCTCACGAGTGCGGGCACCGCGGGTATCGCCAACCCGGGGCCGCATGGCTTCTCCGAAATTCTCTACGCGTTCAGCTCCGCGGCGAACAACAACGGCAGCGCGTTCGCGGGCCTTTCGGTGAACACGCCGTTCTACAACACGCTGCTCGCCATCGCGATGTGGTTCGGCCGTTTCGGCACCATCGTGCCGGTGCTCGCCATCGCGGGGTCGCTCGCGGAAAAGAAACGCATCGGCGTGACGGCCGGCACGTTGCCCACGCACGGCGCGCTCTTCGTCGTGCTGTTGCTCGGCACCGTGGTGCTGGTGGGCGCGCTCACCTATGTGCCGGCGCTCGCGCTCGGCCCCGGCGTCGAGCATCTGATGATGGTGGCGGGCCACTGA